A section of the Deinococcus sp. KNUC1210 genome encodes:
- a CDS encoding globin family protein yields the protein MELVQTSFAQVQPIAAVASTLFYARLFELDPALKVLFRGDMNEQGHKLMTMLGIAVANLNKPEIVMPALRKLGERHAGYGVTDAHYDTVGAALLWTLEQGLGPAFTPEVRNAWTAVYVLVSDTMKAAARRVSADDLSFSGQERHAGLT from the coding sequence GTGGAACTCGTCCAGACGTCATTCGCTCAGGTGCAACCGATCGCTGCTGTGGCTTCGACCCTGTTTTACGCCCGTCTTTTTGAGCTTGATCCTGCCCTCAAGGTGCTCTTCCGTGGGGACATGAACGAGCAGGGGCATAAGTTGATGACCATGCTCGGCATCGCGGTCGCCAACCTCAACAAGCCGGAAATCGTCATGCCTGCGCTCAGAAAACTCGGGGAGCGCCACGCGGGATACGGCGTGACGGACGCGCATTACGACACAGTCGGTGCAGCGCTGCTGTGGACACTTGAGCAGGGACTCGGTCCCGCCTTTACCCCTGAAGTCAGGAACGCCTGGACAGCCGTCTATGTGCTGGTTTCTGACACCATGAAGGCGGCCGCTCGGCGCGTGTCAGCGGACGATCTTTCGTTCAGTGGGCAGGAACGACATGCAGGGCTGACCTGA
- a CDS encoding NAD(P)/FAD-dependent oxidoreductase codes for MNHRRVPPFLFAFSTRSDPLCVVWMGRMTRLSRVRPGPLGKHAIVIGSSMAGLLTARVLADYFEQVTVLERDVFPASGEARKGVPQGRHAHGLLSAGYRVIQRLFPGIEQDFLSVGAILIDATKDAFWFQNGGYLAPSASDLKGVCLSRPQLEAVVRARVLHLHNVTIDAGVTVLGLTCSERRSVGASRWTVGRALKF; via the coding sequence ATGAACCATCGTCGTGTCCCCCCTTTCCTGTTCGCGTTCAGCACTCGGTCAGACCCTCTCTGCGTCGTCTGGATGGGGCGCATGACCCGCCTCTCTCGGGTGCGTCCTGGACCGCTGGGCAAGCACGCCATCGTCATCGGGTCAAGTATGGCTGGTCTCCTTACTGCACGGGTGCTGGCAGACTACTTCGAACAGGTCACCGTTCTTGAGCGTGATGTGTTTCCCGCATCAGGGGAAGCGCGCAAAGGGGTCCCTCAGGGCCGCCATGCACACGGCTTGCTGAGCGCCGGCTACCGGGTCATTCAGCGGCTGTTTCCGGGAATCGAGCAGGATTTCCTCAGCGTGGGCGCCATCTTGATCGACGCGACGAAGGATGCGTTCTGGTTTCAGAATGGCGGCTACCTTGCGCCCTCAGCCTCCGACCTCAAGGGGGTGTGCCTCAGTCGTCCTCAGCTCGAAGCAGTCGTTCGGGCGCGTGTGCTGCACCTTCACAACGTGACCATCGACGCTGGCGTTACGGTCCTTGGCCTGACGTGTTCCGAACGACGCAGCGTGGGGGCGTCACGCTGGACCGTGGGAAGGGCGCTGAAGTTCTGA